The Macaca fascicularis isolate 582-1 chromosome 12, T2T-MFA8v1.1 genome has a segment encoding these proteins:
- the LOC123568090 gene encoding olfactory receptor 6B2-like has translation MFCRPTAPKHRGMSGENVTKVSTFILVGFPTAPGLQYLLFLLFLLTYLFVLVENLAIILTVWSSASLHRPMYYFLSSMSFLEIWYVSDITPKMLEGFLLQRKRISFVGCMMQLYFFSSLVCTECVLLASMAYDRYVAICHPLHYHVLVTPGLCLQLVGFSFVSGFTISMIKVYFISSVTFCGSNILNHFFCDISPILKLACTDFSTAELVDFILAFIILVFPLLATVLSYGHITLAVLCIPSATGRWRAFSTCASHLTVVTIFYMAMIFTYVRPQAIDSRSSNKLISAVYTVVTPIINPLIYCLRNKEFKDELKKALGLGQTSY, from the coding sequence ATGTTTTGCAGGCCCACAGCTCCCAAGCACAGAGGCATGAGCGGGGAGAATGTCACCAAGGTCAGCACCTTCATCCTGGTGGGCTTCCCCACGGCCCCGGGGCTGCAGtacctgctcttcctcctcttcctgctcactTACCTCTTTGTCCTGGTGGAGAACCTGGCCATCATCCTGACTGTCTGGAGCAGCGCCTCCCTCCACAGGCCCATGTACTACTTTCTGAGCTCCATGTCTTTCCTGGAGATCTGGTATGTGTCTGACATCACCCCCAAGATGCTGGAGGGCTTCCTCCTCCAGCGGAAACGCATCTCTTTCGTCGGGTGCATGATGCAGCTCTACTTCTTCAGCTCCCTGGTGTGCACCGAGTGTGTGCTTCTGGCCTCCATGGCCTACGACCGCTACGTGGCCATCTGCCACCCACTGCACTACCACGTCCTCGTGACCCCGGGGCTGTGCCTCCAGCTGGTGGGCTTCTCCTTCGTGAGCGGCTTCACCATCTCCATGATCAAGGTCTATTTTATCTCCAGCGTCACGTTCTGTGGCTCCAACATCTTGAACCACTTCTTTTGTGACATTTCCCCTATCCTCAAGCTGGCCTGCACGGACTTCTCCACTGCTGAGCTGGTGGATTTCATCCTGGCCTTCATCATCCTGGTGTTTCCGCTTCTGGCCACCGTGCTGTCATATGGGCACATCACCCTGGCTGTCCTGTGCATCCCCTCGGCCACTGGCCGCTGGAGAGCCTTCTCCACCTGCGCCTCTCACCTCACCGTGGTCACCATCTTCTACATGGCTATGATTTTCACGTATGTCCGGCCCCAAGCCATTGATTCCCGGAGCTCCAACAAGCTCATCTCTGCCGTGTACACTGTTGTCACGCCAATAATTAACCCATTGATCTACTGCCTGAGGAACAAGGAATTTAAGGATGAATTGAAAAAGGCCTTGGGCTTGGGTCAAACTTCATACTAA
- the LOC102117251 gene encoding olfactory receptor 6B3: protein MSGENVTKVSTFILVGFPTAPGLQYLLFLLFLLTYLFVLVENLAIILTVWSSASLHRPMYYFLSSMSFLEIWYVSDITPKMLEGFLLQRKRISFVGCMTQLYFFSSLVCTECVLLASMAYDRYVAICHPLRYHVLMTPGLCLQLVGFSFVSGFTISMIKVYFISSVTFCGSNVLNHFVCDISPILKLACTDFSTAELVDFILAFIILVFPLLATVLSYGHITLAVLRIPSATGRWRAFSTCASHLTVVTIFYTALLFMYVRPQAIDSRSSNKLISVLYTVLTPVLNPLIYCLRNKEFKNALKKASGLA from the coding sequence ATGAGCGGGGAGAATGTCACCAAGGTCAGCACCTTCATCCTGGTGGGCTTCCCCACGGCCCCGGGGCTGCAGtacctgctcttcctcctcttcctgcttACTTACCTCTTTGTCCTAGTGGAGAACCTGGCCATCATCCTGACTGTCTGGAGCAGCGCCTCCCTCCACAGGCCCATGTACTACTTTCTGAGCTCCATGTCTTTCTTGGAGATCTGGTACGTGTCTGACATCACCCCCAAGATGCTGGAGGGCTTCCTCCTCCAGCGGAAACGCATCTCTTTCGTCGGGTGCATGACGCAGCTCTACTTCTTCAGCTCCCTGGTGTGCACCGAGTGTGTGCTTCTGGCCTCCATGGCCTACGACCGCTACGTGGCCATCTGCCACCCGCTGCGCTACCACGTCCTCATGACCCCGGGGCTGTGCCTCCAGCTGGTGGGCTTCTCCTTCGTGAGCGGCTTCACCATCTCCATGATCAAGGTCTATTTTATCTCCAGCGTCACGTTCTGTGGCTCCAACGTCTTGAACCACTTCGTTTGTGACATTTCCCCTATCCTCAAGCTGGCCTGCACGGACTTCTCCACTGCTGAGCTGGTGGATTTCATCCTGGCCTTCATCATCCTGGTGTTTCCGCTCCTGGCCACCGTGCTGTCATATGGGCACATCACCCTGGCTGTCCTGCGCATCCCCTCGGCCACTGGCCGCTGGAGAGCCTTCTCCACCTGCGCCTCTCACCTCACCGTGGTCACCATCTTCTACACAGCCTTGCTTTTCATGTATGTCCGGCCCCAGGCCATTGATTCCCGGAGCTCCAACAAGCTCATCTCTGTTTTGTACACAGTTCTCACCCCCGTCTTGAACCCCTTGATATACTGCCTGAGGAATAAGGAATTTAAGAATGCCTTGAAAAAAGCCTCCGGCTTGGCTTGA